From Pseudomonas alcaligenes, a single genomic window includes:
- a CDS encoding LuxR C-terminal-related transcriptional regulator, with protein sequence MDDRKPSLPVPPGFARAELLELLGRCQHYPLTLLLAPAGSGKSTLLSHWQASCARRSVMHYPLQARDNEPVRFFRHLAEGIRAQVEDFDVSWFNPFAAQMHEEPEVLGEYLADALNRIDERLFIVLDDFQCISQPTILDVLSVMLERLHGPVRVVLSSRNHPGFSLSRLKLENKLLCIDQHDLRLSAVQIQQFNVHLGGSELSSAYVESLLAMTEGWMVGVKMALLAYARFGDIALQRFNGSQPEIVDYFGHVVFKRLPLPLHDFLLRSAIFERFDGALCDQVLERSGSALLLEDLAARELFLLPVDNQPGCYRYHALLQDFLAKRLAVQEPHLVPGLHRRAAQCLKQRGDLEPALQHAQRGDDRALFCQMLEEACEQWVRSGHFSEVLKWLEPLSETELCSQPRLLVPMIYALTLSRRFHQARYCLDELVTRCVGQAGLEEPTRELLALNLELFQFDLCFDPGQRWSNLLAAGTPSDIRALALTILAYHHLMHGRLQQSIQLALEAKALLAQTGQVFLESYADLIIALCHRNAGRATSARKDVCLDYQRTERSSPAWVNRATAMVVALYEQNQLAAAQQLCEDLMAVVTSSSATETIATVHLTLSRLLHRRQSHARASRLLEQLSRILQLGNYARFASQVAQESLRQAFLGGRPAALEAQAQRFGIEERLAAGEWERVRPYDECWERYGLAAVYWLTQRGAQPRACRILKVLAQSLQQSEMSARALVVEANLLVLSAPQLSQDEQVQALLQLVERFGIVNINRSVFDEAPGFAEAVFGLWQSGLLQVPEAYSEAYAEFLVAESTAPVSAPDLLGLLTDKEAEIFNCLLRGLSNTEISASTGIALSTTKWHLKNIYSKLNLSNRTEAILSMQPRN encoded by the coding sequence ATGGATGATCGCAAGCCTTCCTTGCCCGTTCCACCCGGTTTTGCCCGGGCGGAACTGCTCGAGTTGCTGGGGCGCTGCCAGCATTACCCCCTGACCCTGCTGCTGGCTCCGGCCGGCTCCGGCAAGTCGACCCTGCTCAGCCACTGGCAGGCCAGCTGCGCCCGTCGCAGTGTGATGCATTATCCACTGCAGGCGCGTGACAACGAGCCGGTGCGCTTCTTCCGCCACCTGGCCGAAGGCATCCGCGCCCAGGTCGAAGACTTCGACGTGTCCTGGTTCAACCCTTTCGCTGCGCAGATGCACGAGGAGCCGGAGGTGCTCGGCGAGTACCTGGCCGATGCGCTGAACCGTATCGACGAGCGCCTGTTCATCGTTCTCGACGACTTCCAGTGCATCAGCCAGCCGACCATCCTCGACGTGCTCTCGGTCATGCTCGAGCGCCTGCACGGGCCGGTGCGGGTGGTGCTGTCGAGCCGCAACCATCCGGGTTTCTCCCTCAGTCGCCTGAAACTGGAAAACAAGCTGCTGTGCATCGACCAGCACGACCTGCGCCTGTCCGCGGTGCAGATCCAGCAGTTCAATGTCCATCTTGGCGGCAGCGAGCTGAGCAGCGCCTACGTCGAAAGCCTGCTGGCGATGACCGAGGGCTGGATGGTCGGGGTCAAGATGGCGCTGCTGGCCTACGCGCGCTTTGGCGACATTGCCCTGCAGCGTTTCAACGGCAGCCAGCCGGAGATCGTCGACTACTTCGGCCACGTGGTGTTCAAGCGCCTGCCGCTGCCGCTGCATGACTTCCTGCTGCGCAGCGCCATTTTCGAGCGTTTCGATGGCGCGCTCTGCGACCAGGTGCTCGAGCGCAGCGGCTCGGCCCTGCTGCTGGAGGATCTGGCCGCCCGCGAGCTGTTCCTGCTACCGGTGGACAACCAGCCCGGCTGCTATCGCTACCACGCCCTGCTGCAGGACTTTCTGGCCAAACGCCTGGCCGTGCAGGAGCCGCACCTGGTGCCCGGCCTGCACCGGCGCGCGGCGCAGTGCCTGAAGCAACGCGGCGATCTGGAGCCGGCGCTGCAGCATGCCCAGCGCGGCGACGACCGGGCGCTGTTCTGCCAGATGCTCGAAGAGGCTTGCGAGCAGTGGGTGCGCAGCGGCCATTTCAGCGAGGTGCTGAAGTGGCTGGAGCCGCTCAGCGAGACCGAGCTGTGCAGCCAGCCGCGCCTGCTGGTGCCGATGATCTATGCCCTGACCCTGTCGCGGCGCTTCCACCAGGCACGCTATTGCCTGGACGAGCTGGTGACGCGCTGCGTCGGCCAGGCCGGGCTGGAGGAGCCGACCCGCGAGCTGCTGGCGCTGAACCTGGAGCTGTTCCAGTTCGACCTGTGTTTCGACCCGGGCCAGCGCTGGTCGAACCTGCTGGCGGCCGGCACGCCCTCGGACATCCGTGCCCTGGCGCTGACCATCCTGGCCTACCACCACCTGATGCACGGGCGCCTGCAGCAGTCCATCCAGCTGGCGCTGGAAGCCAAGGCGCTGCTGGCGCAGACCGGCCAGGTATTCCTGGAAAGCTACGCCGATCTGATCATCGCCCTCTGTCACCGCAACGCCGGGCGTGCCACCAGCGCGCGCAAGGATGTCTGCCTGGACTACCAGCGCACCGAGCGCTCCTCGCCGGCCTGGGTCAACCGCGCCACGGCCATGGTGGTGGCCTTGTACGAGCAGAACCAGCTGGCGGCGGCCCAGCAGCTGTGCGAAGACCTGATGGCGGTGGTCACTTCGTCATCCGCCACGGAAACCATCGCCACCGTACACCTGACCCTGTCGCGCCTGCTTCACCGGCGTCAGTCCCATGCCCGCGCCAGCCGCCTGCTGGAGCAGCTATCGCGCATCCTGCAGCTGGGCAACTATGCCCGCTTCGCCAGCCAGGTGGCCCAGGAAAGCCTGCGCCAGGCCTTTCTCGGCGGCCGCCCGGCGGCCCTCGAGGCGCAGGCCCAGCGTTTTGGCATCGAAGAGCGCCTGGCTGCCGGCGAATGGGAGCGGGTGCGGCCCTACGACGAATGCTGGGAGCGCTATGGCCTGGCGGCGGTGTACTGGCTGACCCAGCGTGGCGCGCAACCGCGCGCCTGTCGCATCCTCAAGGTGCTGGCGCAGTCGCTGCAGCAGAGCGAGATGAGCGCACGGGCCCTGGTGGTGGAGGCCAATCTGCTGGTGCTGAGCGCGCCGCAGCTGAGTCAGGATGAGCAGGTGCAGGCCCTGCTGCAGCTGGTGGAGCGCTTCGGCATCGTCAATATCAACCGCTCGGTGTTCGACGAGGCGCCGGGGTTTGCCGAGGCGGTGTTCGGCCTCTGGCAGTCGGGGCTGCTGCAGGTGCCGGAGGCCTACAGCGAGGCCTATGCCGAGTTCCTCGTCGCCGAGAGCACGGCGCCGGTCTCGGCGCCGGATCTGCTCGGCCTGCTCACCGACAAGGAGGCGGAGATCTTCAACTGCCTGCTGCGTGGCCTGTCCAATACCGAGATCAGCGCCAGCACCGGCATCGCCCTGTCCACCACCAAGTGGCACCTGAAAAACATCTACTCGAAGCTCAACCTGTCCAACCGCACCGAAGCCATCCTCAGCATGCAGCCGCGCAACTGA
- a CDS encoding peroxidase family protein, which produces MSVWVTWPSLTKLGTLGIYAALITLAIERDVLFKENLFDVDNLPAANATITCDARSQVARTEDGTCNILSNPAEGSVYRRFGRNVNPAVTQGETEADTLLSPNPREVSNVLMARGEFKPAPSLNFIAASWIQFMVHDWVDHGANAEGNPIQVPLPSGDVLGSGSLSVRRTQADPTRTAAEAGKPATYRNHNTHWWDGSQLYGSSKETNDKVRSFVDGKLKINADGSLPTDLFSGKPVTGVNENWWVGLSMLHQLFTKEHNAIATMLKQKYPDKNDQWLYDHARLVNAALMAKIHTVEWTPAVIANPVTERAMYANWWGLLGAGPNRDKYQAEARMLQEDLASSNSFVLRILGISGDQVGSSAVDHALAGIVGSANPNNYGVPYTLTEEFVAVYRMHPLMRDKVDVYDIGSNMVAHSIPLPETRDRDAESLLSSEHPDRLWYSFGITNPGSLTLNNYPNFLRNLSIPLVGNIDLATIDVLRDRERGVPRYNEFRREIGLNPITKFEDLTSDATTLANLKRIYGNDIEKIDTLVGMLAETVRPDGFAFGETAFQIFIMNASRRLMTDRFYTKDYRPEIYTPEGLAWVENTTMVDVIKRHNPQLESSLVGVQNAFKPWGLNIPADYENWPAQGKQDNLWVNGALRTQYAEGQLPAIPPVDVGGLISSVLWKKVQERTDVAPVGYQKAMHPNGVMAKVKFNAVAGNPYTGLFQGSDYGLLRLSVAGDPAKNGFQPGLAWKAFVNGKPSQNVSALYTLSGQGSNYNFFANELSQYVLPETNDTLGTTLLFSLVSLKPTLLRLDDMSEVTQAGQAVATPKAPTQIYFVPKSELRSRFATTAHDFRTDLASLTSGTKLYDVYATSMEIKTSLIPSTNRSYADQRRSSAVKIGELELTSPLIASSFGDSGVFFKHQRNEDK; this is translated from the coding sequence ATGTCTGTTTGGGTCACGTGGCCGAGCTTGACCAAGCTCGGCACCTTGGGCATCTATGCCGCCCTGATCACCCTCGCGATCGAGCGCGATGTGCTGTTCAAGGAAAATCTGTTCGACGTCGACAACCTGCCGGCGGCCAATGCCACCATCACCTGTGACGCGCGCAGCCAGGTGGCGCGTACCGAGGACGGTACCTGCAACATCCTCTCCAATCCGGCCGAAGGTTCGGTCTACCGGCGCTTCGGGCGCAACGTGAACCCGGCGGTAACCCAGGGCGAAACCGAAGCCGACACCCTGCTCAGCCCCAACCCGCGGGAAGTCAGTAACGTGCTGATGGCCCGTGGCGAGTTCAAGCCGGCGCCCAGCCTCAACTTCATCGCCGCCTCGTGGATCCAGTTCATGGTGCACGACTGGGTCGACCACGGCGCCAACGCCGAAGGCAACCCGATCCAGGTACCGCTGCCGTCCGGTGACGTGCTGGGCTCCGGCAGCCTGTCCGTGCGCCGAACCCAGGCCGACCCGACCCGCACCGCCGCCGAAGCCGGCAAGCCGGCGACCTACCGCAACCACAACACCCACTGGTGGGACGGTTCGCAGCTGTACGGCAGCAGCAAGGAAACCAACGACAAGGTGCGTTCCTTCGTCGACGGCAAGCTGAAGATCAACGCCGACGGCAGCCTGCCGACCGATCTGTTCAGCGGCAAGCCGGTCACCGGGGTCAACGAGAACTGGTGGGTCGGCCTGAGCATGCTGCACCAACTGTTCACCAAAGAGCACAACGCCATCGCGACGATGCTCAAGCAGAAGTACCCGGACAAGAACGACCAGTGGCTGTATGACCATGCTCGCCTGGTCAACGCCGCGCTGATGGCCAAGATCCATACCGTGGAGTGGACTCCGGCGGTGATCGCCAACCCGGTCACCGAGCGCGCCATGTACGCCAACTGGTGGGGCCTGCTGGGCGCCGGCCCGAATCGTGACAAGTACCAGGCCGAAGCGCGCATGCTGCAGGAGGATCTGGCCAGCTCCAATTCCTTCGTGCTGCGCATCCTCGGCATCAGCGGCGACCAGGTCGGCAGCTCGGCCGTCGACCATGCCCTGGCCGGTATCGTCGGTTCGGCCAACCCGAACAACTACGGCGTGCCCTACACCCTCACCGAAGAGTTCGTCGCGGTGTACCGCATGCACCCGCTGATGCGCGACAAGGTGGATGTCTACGACATCGGCTCGAACATGGTCGCCCACTCGATTCCGCTGCCGGAAACCCGTGATCGCGACGCCGAGAGCCTGCTGTCCAGCGAGCACCCGGATCGCCTGTGGTACTCCTTCGGTATCACCAACCCGGGCTCGCTGACCCTCAACAACTACCCGAACTTCCTGCGCAACCTGTCGATTCCGCTGGTCGGCAACATCGACCTGGCGACCATCGACGTACTGCGCGATCGCGAGCGTGGCGTGCCGCGCTACAACGAGTTCCGTCGCGAGATCGGCCTCAACCCGATCACCAAGTTCGAAGACCTGACCAGCGATGCCACCACCCTGGCCAACCTCAAGCGCATCTACGGCAACGACATCGAGAAGATCGACACCCTGGTCGGTATGCTCGCCGAAACCGTGCGTCCGGATGGCTTCGCCTTCGGCGAAACGGCCTTCCAGATCTTCATCATGAACGCCTCGCGCCGCCTGATGACCGACCGTTTCTACACCAAGGACTACCGCCCGGAGATCTACACCCCGGAAGGCCTGGCCTGGGTCGAGAACACCACCATGGTCGACGTGATCAAGCGGCATAACCCGCAGCTGGAAAGCAGCCTGGTGGGCGTGCAGAACGCCTTTAAACCCTGGGGCCTGAATATCCCGGCCGACTACGAAAACTGGCCGGCACAGGGCAAGCAGGACAACCTGTGGGTCAACGGTGCCCTGCGTACCCAGTACGCCGAAGGCCAGCTGCCGGCCATTCCGCCGGTGGATGTCGGCGGCCTGATCAGCTCGGTGCTGTGGAAGAAGGTGCAGGAGCGCACCGACGTGGCACCGGTCGGCTATCAGAAGGCCATGCACCCGAATGGCGTGATGGCCAAGGTCAAGTTCAACGCGGTGGCGGGTAATCCCTATACCGGTCTGTTCCAGGGCTCCGACTATGGTCTGCTGCGTCTGTCGGTGGCCGGTGATCCGGCGAAGAACGGCTTCCAGCCGGGGCTGGCGTGGAAGGCCTTCGTCAACGGCAAGCCGTCGCAGAACGTTTCGGCGCTGTACACCCTGAGCGGGCAGGGCAGCAACTACAACTTCTTCGCCAACGAGCTGTCGCAGTACGTCCTGCCGGAAACCAACGACACCCTGGGCACCACCCTGCTGTTCTCGCTGGTCAGCCTCAAGCCGACCCTGCTGCGCCTGGATGACATGTCCGAGGTGACTCAGGCCGGACAGGCCGTGGCCACGCCCAAGGCGCCGACGCAGATCTACTTCGTGCCGAAGAGCGAGCTGCGCAGCCGCTTCGCCACCACGGCGCACGATTTCCGCACCGATCTGGCTTCGCTCACCAGCGGCACCAAGCTGTATGACGTGTACGCCACCTCGATGGAGATCAAGACTTCGCTGATCCCCTCGACCAACCGCAGCTACGCCGACCAGCGGCGCAGCAGCGCGGTGAAGATCGGTGAACTGGAGCTGACCTCACCGCTGATCGCCTCGTCCTTCGGCGACAGCGGGGTGTTCTTCAAGCACCAGCGCAACGAAGACAAGTAA
- the gspE gene encoding type II secretion system ATPase GspE codes for MSTDTHAALAAPAGPALRSLPFAFAKRHGVLLRELLGEVQLHVRQGASLQAVQEAQRFVGRVLPLHWLAPEAFEQELTLAYQRDSSEVRQMAEGLGAELDLASLAELTPDSGDLLEQEDDAPIIRLINAILSEAIKAGASDIHLETFEKRLVVRFRVDGILREVIEPRRELAALLVSRVKVMARLDIAEKRVPQDGRISLKVGGREVDIRVSTLPSANGERVVLRLLDKQAGRLSLPHLGMSERDRRLLDDNLRKPHGIILVTGPTGSGKTTTLYAGLVTLNDRSRNILTVEDPIEYYLEGIGQTQVNPRVEMTFARGLRAILRQDPDVVMVGEIRDQETADIAVQASLTGHLVLSTLHTNSAVGAVTRLVDMGVEPFLLSSSLLGVLAQRLVRVLCMHCREARPADEAECKLLGLDPQSKPVIHHAQGCSECHQQGYRGRTGIYELVIFDEQMRTLVHNGAGEQELTRHARSLGPGIREDGRRKVLEGVTTLEEVLRVTRED; via the coding sequence ATGTCCACCGATACCCATGCCGCGCTAGCGGCCCCGGCAGGCCCGGCCTTGCGCTCCCTGCCATTTGCCTTTGCCAAGCGCCACGGCGTGCTCCTGCGCGAGCTGCTGGGCGAGGTGCAGCTGCACGTGCGCCAGGGCGCCAGCCTGCAGGCGGTGCAGGAGGCCCAGCGTTTCGTCGGGCGGGTGCTGCCGCTGCACTGGTTGGCGCCGGAGGCGTTCGAGCAGGAGCTGACCCTGGCCTACCAGCGCGACTCCTCCGAAGTGCGGCAGATGGCCGAAGGCCTTGGTGCCGAACTCGACCTGGCCAGCCTGGCCGAACTGACTCCCGACTCCGGCGACCTGCTGGAGCAGGAAGACGACGCCCCGATCATCCGCCTGATCAACGCCATCTTGAGCGAGGCGATCAAGGCCGGGGCCTCCGACATCCACCTGGAAACCTTCGAGAAGCGCTTGGTTGTGCGCTTCCGGGTCGATGGCATCCTCCGCGAAGTGATCGAGCCACGCCGCGAGCTGGCGGCCTTGCTGGTCTCGCGGGTCAAGGTCATGGCGCGCCTGGATATTGCCGAGAAGCGCGTGCCGCAAGACGGCCGCATCTCGCTCAAGGTCGGCGGCCGCGAAGTGGATATCCGCGTGTCGACCCTGCCGTCGGCCAACGGCGAGCGGGTGGTACTGCGTCTGCTGGATAAGCAGGCCGGGCGCCTGTCGCTGCCGCACTTGGGCATGAGCGAGCGCGACCGCCGCCTGCTCGACGACAACCTGCGCAAGCCCCACGGCATCATCCTGGTCACCGGCCCCACCGGCTCGGGCAAGACCACCACCCTGTACGCCGGCCTGGTCACCTTGAACGACCGCTCGCGCAACATCCTCACCGTCGAAGACCCGATCGAGTACTACCTCGAAGGCATCGGCCAGACCCAGGTCAACCCGCGGGTGGAGATGACCTTCGCCCGCGGCCTGCGCGCCATCCTGCGCCAGGATCCGGACGTGGTGATGGTCGGCGAGATCCGCGACCAGGAAACCGCCGACATCGCCGTGCAGGCCTCGCTCACCGGTCACCTGGTGCTGTCCACCCTGCACACCAACAGCGCCGTTGGCGCGGTCACCCGCCTGGTCGACATGGGGGTCGAGCCGTTCCTGCTGTCCTCGTCCCTGCTCGGAGTCCTGGCCCAGCGCCTGGTGCGCGTGCTCTGCATGCATTGCCGCGAGGCGCGCCCGGCCGACGAGGCGGAATGCAAGCTGCTTGGCCTCGACCCACAGAGCAAACCGGTCATCCACCACGCCCAGGGTTGCAGCGAATGCCACCAGCAGGGCTACCGCGGGCGTACCGGCATCTACGAGCTGGTGATCTTCGACGAGCAGATGCGCACCCTGGTGCACAACGGCGCCGGCGAACAGGAGCTGACCCGCCATGCGCGCAGCCTCGGCCCCGGCATCCGCGAGGACGGCCGGCGCAAGGTGCTGGAAGGGGTGACCACCCTCGAAGAAGTGCTGCGCGTTACTAGAGAAGACTAA
- the xcpS gene encoding GspF family T2SS innner membrane protein variant XcpS, protein MAAFEYLALDAKGRQQKGVLEADSARQVRQLLRDKQLAPLQVEALRSREPAAGGGLGLRRGLSARDLALVTRQLATLIGAALPIEEALRAAAAQSRQPRIQSMLLAVRARVLEGHGLASSLAAFPAAFPELYRATVAAGEHAGHLAPVLEQLADYTEQRQQSRQKVQLALLYPLILMLASLSIVGFLLGYVVPDVVRVFIDSGQQLPALTRGLIAVSDFAKAWGWLLILLLVGGVLLFRRALREEAMRQRWHAFLLRVPLVGGLIRSTETARFASTLAILVRSGVPLVEALAIGAEVVVNRVIRGDVVQATQRVREGGSLSRALEASRQFPPMMLHMIASGERSGELDQMLARTARNQENDLAATIGLLVGLFEPFMLVFMGAVVLVIVLAILLPILSLNQLVG, encoded by the coding sequence ATGGCCGCCTTCGAATACCTCGCCCTCGACGCCAAGGGCCGCCAGCAGAAAGGCGTTCTGGAGGCCGACAGCGCCCGCCAGGTACGCCAGCTGCTGCGCGACAAACAGCTGGCGCCGCTGCAGGTGGAAGCCCTGCGCAGCCGCGAACCGGCAGCAGGGGGCGGGCTCGGCCTGCGCCGTGGCCTGTCGGCGCGCGACCTGGCCCTGGTTACCCGCCAGCTGGCTACCCTGATCGGCGCCGCCTTGCCGATCGAGGAGGCGCTGCGTGCCGCCGCTGCGCAATCGCGCCAGCCACGCATCCAGTCGATGCTGCTGGCCGTGCGCGCCCGGGTGCTCGAGGGTCATGGCCTGGCTTCCAGCCTGGCGGCCTTTCCCGCCGCGTTTCCCGAGCTGTACCGCGCCACCGTGGCCGCCGGCGAGCATGCCGGGCACCTGGCGCCGGTGCTGGAGCAGCTGGCCGACTACACCGAGCAGCGCCAGCAGTCACGGCAGAAGGTGCAGCTGGCGCTGCTCTATCCGCTGATCCTGATGCTCGCCTCGTTGAGCATCGTCGGCTTCCTGCTCGGCTACGTGGTGCCGGATGTGGTGCGGGTGTTCATCGATTCCGGCCAGCAGCTGCCGGCGCTGACCCGCGGCCTGATCGCCGTCAGTGATTTCGCCAAGGCCTGGGGCTGGCTGCTGATCCTGCTGCTGGTGGGCGGCGTGCTGCTGTTCCGCCGCGCCCTGCGCGAGGAGGCCATGCGTCAGCGCTGGCATGCCTTCCTGCTGCGGGTGCCGCTGGTCGGTGGCTTGATCCGCTCTACCGAGACCGCGCGCTTCGCCTCGACCCTGGCGATCCTGGTGCGCAGCGGCGTGCCGCTGGTCGAGGCGCTGGCGATTGGCGCCGAGGTGGTGGTCAACCGGGTGATCCGCGGCGACGTGGTGCAGGCCACCCAGCGTGTGCGCGAGGGCGGCAGCCTGTCGCGGGCGCTGGAGGCCAGCCGGCAGTTCCCGCCGATGATGCTGCACATGATCGCCAGCGGCGAGCGCTCCGGCGAACTGGATCAGATGCTGGCGCGCACCGCGCGCAATCAGGAGAACGACCTGGCGGCCACCATCGGCCTGCTGGTGGGGCTGTTCGAGCCGTTCATGCTGGTATTCATGGGAGCGGTGGTGCTGGTGATCGTACTGGCCATCCTCCTGCCGATTCTGTCTTTGAACCAACTGGTGGGGTGA
- the gspG gene encoding type II secretion system major pseudopilin GspG: protein MSKLGKQGGFTLIEIMVVVVILGILAALVVPQVMGRPDQAKVTVAQNDIRAIGAALDMYKLDNQNYPSTQQGLEALVKKPSGNPAAKNWNPEGYLKKLPVDPWGNTYLYLAPGTHGKIDLYSLGADGQEGGEGNNADIGNWAL, encoded by the coding sequence ATGAGCAAGCTGGGTAAACAAGGGGGCTTCACCTTGATCGAGATCATGGTGGTGGTGGTCATTCTCGGCATTCTCGCCGCCCTGGTGGTGCCGCAGGTGATGGGCCGGCCGGATCAGGCCAAGGTCACCGTGGCGCAGAACGATATCCGCGCCATCGGTGCGGCGCTGGATATGTACAAGTTGGACAACCAGAACTATCCGAGCACCCAGCAGGGCCTCGAAGCGCTGGTGAAGAAACCCAGTGGCAACCCGGCGGCGAAGAACTGGAACCCCGAGGGCTACCTGAAGAAGCTGCCGGTCGACCCCTGGGGCAACACCTACCTGTACCTGGCACCCGGCACCCACGGCAAGATCGACCTGTATTCGCTCGGTGCCGATGGCCAGGAAGGCGGCGAGGGCAACAACGCCGATATCGGCAACTGGGCACTCTGA
- the gspH gene encoding type II secretion system minor pseudopilin GspH produces MLNEPAATARPAVLLPRRQRARGFTLIELLVVLVLLGVLTGLVVLGSGLASSPTRKLNDEAERLGSLLRVLLDEAVLDNREYGLRFERQSYQVLRYEPLREQWQPLVDKAHEMPEWLELKLELDEQAVGLPEAEGAEGKAKVPQLLILSSGELTPFHLRLAVRGRGAPALLLSSDGFGEPQMSVDGATAGRQR; encoded by the coding sequence ATGCTCAATGAGCCTGCCGCCACCGCTCGTCCCGCGGTCTTGCTGCCGCGCCGCCAGCGCGCGCGCGGCTTTACCCTGATCGAGCTGCTGGTGGTGCTGGTGCTGCTCGGCGTGCTCACTGGCCTGGTGGTGCTCGGCAGCGGTCTGGCCAGCAGTCCCACCCGCAAACTCAACGACGAGGCCGAGCGGCTCGGCAGCCTGCTGCGCGTGCTGCTCGACGAGGCGGTGCTGGACAATCGCGAGTACGGCCTGCGTTTCGAGCGGCAGAGCTACCAGGTGCTGCGCTACGAGCCGCTGCGCGAGCAGTGGCAGCCGCTGGTTGACAAGGCTCACGAGATGCCGGAATGGCTCGAGCTCAAGCTGGAACTGGACGAGCAGGCCGTCGGCCTGCCCGAGGCTGAAGGGGCAGAGGGCAAGGCCAAGGTGCCGCAATTGCTGATCCTCTCCAGTGGCGAGCTGACTCCCTTTCACCTGCGCCTGGCCGTTCGCGGTCGCGGCGCTCCGGCGCTGCTGCTGTCCAGCGACGGCTTTGGCGAGCCGCAGATGAGCGTGGATGGCGCCACCGCGGGGCGCCAGCGATGA
- the gspI gene encoding type II secretion system minor pseudopilin GspI: MRRGRGFTLLEVLIALGIFAVVAASVLAASSRALRTAARLEDKTFALWLADNHLQELQLAEAPPDEGNDNGEDSYAGRRWLWQSKVEATSEPQMRRVTIWVAPRPEHGARGKIEEQALVVLSGFIGVEP; this comes from the coding sequence ATGAGACGCGGGCGCGGCTTCACCCTGCTCGAGGTACTGATCGCCTTGGGCATCTTCGCGGTGGTCGCTGCCAGCGTGCTGGCCGCCAGCTCGCGGGCCCTGCGTACGGCCGCGCGCCTGGAGGACAAGACCTTCGCCCTGTGGCTGGCCGACAACCACCTGCAGGAGCTGCAGCTGGCCGAAGCGCCGCCGGATGAGGGCAACGACAACGGCGAGGACAGCTACGCAGGGCGCCGCTGGCTGTGGCAGAGCAAGGTGGAGGCCACCAGCGAGCCGCAGATGCGCCGGGTCACCATCTGGGTGGCGCCGCGCCCCGAGCACGGCGCGCGGGGCAAGATCGAGGAGCAGGCACTGGTGGTGCTGAGTGGTTTCATCGGAGTCGAGCCATGA
- the gspJ gene encoding type II secretion system minor pseudopilin GspJ, translating into MRRSAGFTLLEVLIAIAIFALLGLATYRMFDSVMQADRGQRQQEQRLRELTRAMAAFERDLLQVRLRPVRDALGDAQPALLGSSGKNSQLEFTRSGWRNPLGLPRATLQRVRWQLEGEHWQRAYWSVLDQAQDSQPRVQQVLDGVRRYELRFLDEEGRWLQNWPPANSSSDEALTQLPKAVELVIEHRYYGELRRLWCLPEAPEQSPTEQTDGGDQQNQESTP; encoded by the coding sequence ATGAGGCGCAGCGCCGGTTTCACCCTGCTCGAAGTGCTGATCGCCATCGCCATTTTCGCCCTGCTCGGGCTGGCCACCTACCGCATGTTCGACAGCGTGATGCAGGCCGACCGCGGCCAGCGCCAGCAGGAGCAGCGCCTGCGCGAGCTGACCCGGGCCATGGCCGCCTTCGAACGCGACCTGCTGCAGGTGCGTTTGCGCCCGGTGCGCGATGCCCTCGGCGATGCGCAGCCGGCTCTGCTCGGCAGCAGTGGCAAGAACAGCCAGCTGGAATTTACCCGCAGCGGCTGGCGCAACCCGCTCGGCCTGCCGCGCGCGACCCTGCAACGGGTGCGCTGGCAGCTGGAGGGCGAGCACTGGCAGCGCGCCTACTGGTCGGTGCTGGATCAGGCCCAGGACAGCCAGCCGCGGGTGCAGCAGGTGCTCGACGGCGTGCGTCGCTACGAGTTGCGCTTTCTCGATGAGGAGGGCCGCTGGCTGCAGAACTGGCCGCCGGCCAACAGCAGTAGCGACGAGGCGCTGACCCAGCTGCCCAAGGCCGTCGAGCTGGTCATCGAGCATCGCTACTATGGCGAACTGCGCCGCCTGTGGTGCCTGCCGGAGGCGCCCGAGCAGTCGCCGACGGAGCAGACCGACGGCGGTGACCAGCAGAACCAGGAGAGCACGCCATGA